GCCAGAGGCGGTAGGGGCCAGGACTGGGCGGTTCGGGGACGGCCTCTATCTTCACAAGGGGGTTGAGAATGGCCTCGCCATTGCGAATGCGCCCACTGATGAGCAGCACCTCTTGCGCTGTCCCCGGGTGCTGCAACTGAGCGCTGGAAGGGCGGGCCTCGAGGAAGCTTTGCATCCCTGCGTAGGTGTAGTCGGAGATCCACTGCGGGGTACAGTAACTCATCACGTCCTTGTACTGGGTTGGGCTGAACAGCAAGCCGCTGGCCAGGTTATAGCCCCAGGTGCCAATCGAACCCTCGGCGTAGGGATAGCCTGCATCGCCCGAGACGTTGCAGGGCGCATGTTCCCGGCCCAGGTTGTGCCCAATCTCGTGCGCCATCACCCGGGCGGCTGAGCTGTCCAAATCCCAACCTGCGCTGACCGGATAGCCGATGAACCCGATCCCGGCAAGGCCGCTGGTGTAACCCACCCGCACCACCCCGTAGTAGTACCGGCTGCTGCCGTCACCGGTACGCAGGCTGCGCAGGGCGCTGAGCAGGTTGTTCCAGTCGCTGTTGGTATTGCCCACGGTCGCGCCGTAGCTGAACGGGGCCCGGGTGGTGGTCTGGACGCCCTGCACCGGGAGCATGTCCCGTAGCAAGTCCACTCCAGGAAGAGTGGGTGGGGTGGTCTGCCCCGGCTGCAGCACCGGCACCAGGGTGAGGGGGAGCTGCCTGCCCACCCCCACCGCCGGGGTGAGGGTTAGGCGGTTGTCGGCTTCGTTTTGTTCGGCAATTTGGTTGCTGGGGTCGGCCAGGAGCCGCACTGCCATCCCGGCTACCACCCAGCCCGCCGGCACCGTGGCCCGGTAGGTCTGGGCCAGTTGGGCGGGGTTGATGGTGGTGGGTAAGGTGGCGGGGCCGGTAAAGCTCAGCTCCCCTAGCCGGTTGGAACCCTGAAACACCTCCCCCCTAAGGCTCCCCGGCAAGCCCTCCCGGTCGCCGGTGAGGTATACGCGCAACAGCGCCGGCTTACCCGCTACCAGGCGCAGCTCGGTTTTGAGGACGCTCTGGCCCCACTCGGTTTTTTGCAGGGTGACTTCGCCCGAGATGGCCGGCATACCAGGGCCCGGCGCCGACGGAGAGGGGTTGCAAGCCACCAAAGCCCCCAAAACCAGCACAAACCGGCGCATGATGTCCCCATGTCACCACAACCGGCGCCATAGCCGCGTGAGAAAAAGCCTAAGAAGCGTTACGATAACCTCGGTATATGAGAGGTCGCCGGCCCTTAGACCCCCAAACCCACCGCCGCTTGGTCGTTAAGGTGGGTAGCGCCGTGCTCAGCGGGCCGCAGGGCAGACAACACCAGCTCGAGATCGCCGCCGAAATTGCTGCTTTGCGGGCGGAGGGGCGCGAGGTGGTGCTGGTCTCGTCTGGGGCCCAGGCCACCGGTATGCAAAAGCTGGGACTCACGGCCAAACCCAAAACTATGCCGGGCAAACAGGCCCTGGCGGCGGTGGGACAACCCACGCTTTTGTACCTCTGGGAGCAGGCTTTTAGCTGGTACGACCTGAAGGTGGCGCAAGTTTTGCTTACCGCCGAAGACCTGGCCCACCGCCACCGTTATCTGAACGCCCGCCAGACTTTGGAAACGTTGCTCGAGTGGGGTATTGTTCCCATCATCAACGAGAACGATACCGTGATGGTGGACGAGATCAAGTTTGGCGACAACGATCAGCTCTCGGCGCTGATCGCCACGCTGGTAGGGGCCGATCTCCTGATTCTGCTCTCCGACATCGAGGCCCTCTACGAGGCCGACCCCCGCACCCATCCCCAGGCCCAGCCCATCCCCTACGTAGAGCAAGTAGATGCTACGGTATTGCAGATGGCGGGCGACAATCCCAACCGTGTGGGCACCGGGGGGATGAAGAGCAAGCTGCTCGCAGCAGAGAAGGCCCAGGCCGCCGGGATTCCCACCCTGCTGCTGCCGGGAACCCGCCCCCAGAGCATCGCCCAGGCCCTACGCGGCGAGCTGGTGGGTACGCTTTTCGCGGGGGGTAACCGACGCTACAGCGGGCGCAAGCTCTGGCTCTACCAGCTTCCCAAGCCCCAGGGCGAGGTCGTGGTGGACGCGGGTGCGGCCCGGGCTTTGCGCCAGGGCGGGGCCTCGCTTTTGCCGGCGGGTATCCTCGAGGTGCGGGGGCAGTTTGGGGTGGGGGAGGCCGTGCGCTGCTTGGACGAGCAGGGCAGCCTGATTGGGGTGGGCCTGGTGAACTACAGCGCTACCGAACTCAAGCGCATCCAGCGCCGCCAGACCAAAGATATCGAGGCCATTCTCGGCTACAAAAACACCGATGAGGCCATCCACCGCGACTACTTTGCCCTGGCCTCGGAACTCGAGGCCCAGTAAACTTGGGAAAGCCGCGGCTCGCCTTTGAGCCCCTGCCGAGGTTGCCATGACCGCCACTCCCGAACTCAAAGCCCATGCCCTGGCGGCCCGAACCGCTGCGAGGGCGTTGTCCGCTGCTCCCCCCAGGGCCAAAAACCAGGCCCTCCTGACCATAGCCGCACTGCTCGAGGCCCAAAAAGAAGCCCTCTTCGCTGCCAACCAGAAAGACCTCGAGGCCGCCCAGACCGCAGGGTTTCCCTTGGCCAAACTCGACCGGCTGCGCCTGAGCGAAAAAGTGTTGGACGACCTCCGCACGGGCCTGCGCCAGGTGGCCGAAATGCCCG
This genomic stretch from Meiothermus sp. harbors:
- a CDS encoding M66 family metalloprotease, which produces MRRFVLVLGALVACNPSPSAPGPGMPAISGEVTLQKTEWGQSVLKTELRLVAGKPALLRVYLTGDREGLPGSLRGEVFQGSNRLGELSFTGPATLPTTINPAQLAQTYRATVPAGWVVAGMAVRLLADPSNQIAEQNEADNRLTLTPAVGVGRQLPLTLVPVLQPGQTTPPTLPGVDLLRDMLPVQGVQTTTRAPFSYGATVGNTNSDWNNLLSALRSLRTGDGSSRYYYGVVRVGYTSGLAGIGFIGYPVSAGWDLDSSAARVMAHEIGHNLGREHAPCNVSGDAGYPYAEGSIGTWGYNLASGLLFSPTQYKDVMSYCTPQWISDYTYAGMQSFLEARPSSAQLQHPGTAQEVLLISGRIRNGEAILNPLVKIEAVPEPPSPGPYRLWLDTAGGPVEVSFQTERVEAPHGPDQPPEEAWSEEHFSFSLPNPGTIRGLDISQAGRLLLQRTAERQVQSQGTPEVRLLEQAGSLTLFWNRQAFPYASVAHLGQERTTLGLWLEGGEARLSTLGLPSGGRWEVALSDGLSTQRLVLAR
- the proB gene encoding glutamate 5-kinase: MRGRRPLDPQTHRRLVVKVGSAVLSGPQGRQHQLEIAAEIAALRAEGREVVLVSSGAQATGMQKLGLTAKPKTMPGKQALAAVGQPTLLYLWEQAFSWYDLKVAQVLLTAEDLAHRHRYLNARQTLETLLEWGIVPIINENDTVMVDEIKFGDNDQLSALIATLVGADLLILLSDIEALYEADPRTHPQAQPIPYVEQVDATVLQMAGDNPNRVGTGGMKSKLLAAEKAQAAGIPTLLLPGTRPQSIAQALRGELVGTLFAGGNRRYSGRKLWLYQLPKPQGEVVVDAGAARALRQGGASLLPAGILEVRGQFGVGEAVRCLDEQGSLIGVGLVNYSATELKRIQRRQTKDIEAILGYKNTDEAIHRDYFALASELEAQ